The stretch of DNA GATCCCTCGACTCTTGGCGTACGTCTCCAGGAAAGCCCCAATCCGTTCGCGCACCGGCCCGATGGCATCCCGAAGAGCCCGTTGATACGCGCGCTCGGCATCCTCTTTCTTCCGCTGGTATTCGCGTTCTAGCTGCTCGAGCGTTTCCTGCTTATCGGCGCGCGCTTGTGGGGTCAGGTTCGGCCCCTGTGTCTCCAACTCTCGACGCAAACTCTCCACGCGCTGCTCGAGGGCCTTCAACTCCGCCTCCTTATCCTTGAACATGTCGTTGACCCGCCGCGCTTGCTGAAGGAGCTGCTGAATGCCATCATCGGCGAAGAACGCGTTCGTGTTGATCACGGCGATGCGTCCGACGGGAACGGGCGCCGGCGTCGCTCCTTGCGAT from Blastocatellia bacterium encodes:
- a CDS encoding OmpH family outer membrane protein, yielding MRTIGLMIALLSLGGWASVWAQGQTPTQSPPQSQGATPAPVPVGRIAVINTNAFFADDGIQQLLQQARRVNDMFKDKEAELKALEQRVESLRRELETQGPNLTPQARADKQETLEQLEREYQRKKEDAERAYQRALRDAIGPVRERIGAFLETYAKSRGITIVLEVANLVQAGGLVYVDPAADITRDFINEYNKANPVTTSSAPSSAAPASSSVERPASGARSSPASQRTPPRRP